A stretch of Thermoanaerobaculales bacterium DNA encodes these proteins:
- a CDS encoding permease: MDWKREWKVLLAMAAGFAVFYWLPVGFPRFDGAVTEALALTRWYAREHVLLCLVPAFFIAGAIASFVSQAAVMKYLGPRAPKLIAYGVASVSGTILAVCSCTVLPLFAGIHRMGAGLGPATAFLYSGPAINVLAIVLTASVLGAKLGAARAIGAVLFAVVVGALMAVIFRRSEENRVQATMALPEPDAVRPLAQTAAFFAAQVAVLVFANWARPEDPTGLWFAIWRAKWWLTAAGAAALGIILVRWFSLAPWKAVATAVPVAGLGLAVPQRPELAFVAGVLGLALVTARSEGELGEWFASSWGYAKQILPLLLGGVMVAGFLLGRPDHEGVIPSAWVAAALGGNGLGATLFAAVAGAFMYFATLTEVPIVQGLIGSGMGPGPALALLLAGPALSLPSMIVIASVIGWKKTSVYVGLVVVMATITGMIYGTFIA; encoded by the coding sequence ATGGACTGGAAGCGCGAATGGAAGGTCCTCCTGGCAATGGCCGCCGGCTTTGCCGTCTTCTATTGGCTGCCGGTGGGATTCCCGCGCTTCGACGGCGCGGTCACTGAAGCGCTGGCTCTGACCAGGTGGTACGCGCGCGAGCACGTGCTGCTGTGCCTCGTTCCCGCCTTCTTCATCGCCGGCGCCATCGCCTCCTTCGTGTCGCAGGCGGCGGTGATGAAGTACCTCGGCCCGCGGGCGCCGAAGCTGATCGCCTACGGCGTCGCCTCGGTGAGCGGCACCATCCTGGCGGTGTGCTCTTGCACGGTGCTGCCGCTGTTTGCGGGAATCCACCGGATGGGCGCCGGGCTCGGGCCGGCGACCGCCTTCCTCTACTCCGGCCCGGCGATCAACGTGCTCGCGATCGTGCTCACGGCGAGCGTGCTCGGCGCCAAGCTCGGCGCCGCCCGCGCGATCGGCGCGGTGCTGTTCGCGGTCGTCGTCGGCGCCCTGATGGCCGTCATCTTCAGGCGGTCCGAGGAGAACCGCGTCCAGGCAACGATGGCGCTCCCGGAGCCTGACGCTGTGCGCCCGCTGGCTCAGACCGCGGCCTTTTTCGCCGCCCAGGTGGCGGTCCTGGTGTTCGCGAACTGGGCCAGGCCCGAGGACCCCACGGGGCTCTGGTTCGCGATCTGGCGGGCCAAGTGGTGGCTGACCGCCGCCGGCGCCGCCGCCCTCGGCATCATCCTGGTGCGCTGGTTCAGCCTCGCCCCGTGGAAGGCGGTGGCGACCGCCGTTCCCGTCGCCGGTCTCGGCTTGGCGGTGCCTCAGCGCCCCGAGCTCGCGTTCGTCGCCGGAGTGCTGGGGCTCGCGCTCGTGACGGCGCGGTCTGAGGGCGAGCTCGGCGAGTGGTTCGCCTCGAGCTGGGGCTATGCCAAGCAGATCCTGCCCCTGCTGCTCGGCGGTGTGATGGTCGCCGGCTTCCTGCTCGGACGCCCCGACCACGAGGGTGTGATTCCATCCGCCTGGGTGGCGGCCGCGCTCGGCGGCAACGGCCTGGGCGCCACGCTGTTCGCGGCGGTCGCCGGCGCGTTCATGTACTTCGCGACGCTCACCGAGGTGCCGATCGTGCAGGGGCTGATCGGCTCCGGGATGGGCCCCGGACCGGCACTGGCCCTGCTGCTGGCCGGGCCCGCGCTGTCCCTGCCGAGCATGATCGTCATTGCCAGCGTCATCGGCTGGAAGAAGACATCGGTCTACGTCGGCCTGGTGGTGGTGATGGCCACCATCACCGGCATGATCTATGGAACATTCATCGCGTAG
- a CDS encoding metalloregulator ArsR/SmtB family transcription factor, whose protein sequence is MATRRRLEGSVRAHTEARATVMKALAHPSRLFIVDELSRGERCVCELAEMVGADVSTVSKHLTVLKEAGLVLDDRRGQQVFYRLRVPCILNFFGCVEAVIEEKARGQAALVG, encoded by the coding sequence ATGGCGACACGGCGTCGGCTCGAGGGTTCGGTCAGGGCCCACACGGAGGCCCGGGCGACGGTCATGAAGGCCCTCGCCCACCCGAGCCGCCTGTTCATCGTCGACGAGCTGTCGCGGGGCGAGCGCTGTGTCTGCGAGCTGGCCGAGATGGTCGGTGCCGACGTGTCGACGGTCTCGAAACACCTGACGGTGCTGAAGGAAGCGGGCCTGGTGCTGGACGACCGCCGCGGCCAGCAGGTCTTCTACAGGCTCAGGGTCCCCTGCATCCTCAACTTCTTCGGCTGCGTCGAGGCGGTGATCGAGGAGAAGGCGCGAGGGCAGGCAGCACTCGTCGGATGA